The following are from one region of the Stanieria cyanosphaera PCC 7437 genome:
- a CDS encoding secondary thiamine-phosphate synthase enzyme YjbQ, with amino-acid sequence MTHYQKALRLKTTGKALHKITSQIEQIVAESGVEMGLCTVFVRHTSASLVIQENADPDVLTDLSNFLAKLVPEDPMRYIHNAEGPDDMPAHIRSALTHTSEQIPIARNRLVLGTWQGIYLWEHRQRSHQREIFVHISGN; translated from the coding sequence GCACTTAGACTTAAAACCACAGGGAAAGCTCTCCATAAGATTACAAGTCAAATAGAACAAATAGTAGCCGAATCAGGCGTAGAAATGGGACTATGTACCGTTTTTGTCCGTCATACTTCTGCCTCCTTAGTAATTCAGGAAAATGCTGACCCTGACGTTTTAACAGATTTATCTAATTTTTTAGCGAAATTAGTTCCAGAAGATCCTATGCGCTACATTCACAATGCTGAAGGTCCCGATGATATGCCTGCTCATATTCGTTCTGCTTTAACTCATACCTCGGAACAAATCCCAATTGCTAGAAATAGATTAGTGTTAGGGACTTGGCAAGGAATTTATCTTTGGGAACATCGTCAAAGAAGTCATCAACGGGAAATATTTGTCCACATTAGTGGCAATTGA